The following nucleotide sequence is from Alkalihalobacillus sp. LMS39.
TCAGGGAACGGTGAACCTTTGTGCATAACTCATTTATATAGTGCCTTTGACGAGCGTGGTCACACTTTTGCCAATCCATTTACATCATTCTACCGAGTATACTTAATCAATCTTCGTGGCTGTGGCAATTCTGTCGAGGCAGAAACAGCAGAACAGTTTAGTATGTATAATTCGGTGAAGGATTTAGAGGCTATTAGAATAGCCTTAGGTTATGAAAAATGGGGTTTTGCAGGGCATTCAACAGGGGGAATGCTTGCTTTAAAATATTCTATATTAGCACCAACTTCCCTAACAAAAATGGTTGCAGGAGGAGCCGCAGCAAGTAAAGAATATAGTTCAGATGAAGATTGCATATATTGTAATAAAAACTCAAATTACCCTCGTGTAATGGAGATTATTCAACAATTAAATGATGTAACAACTCCAATTGAAACTCGTAAACGATTAAGTTATGAATGGAGTAAAATGTCATTTTATTCAGAAGGAAAACTTAAAAAGGCGTTACAAATTCCGAGTAGTGGTAAAACAGTTGGTGCCCGTCTTGAATATTTTATAAAAAAAGAAATTCCAACTTTTGATTTAAGAGAATCATTAGTTAACATAACGATTCCAAGTTATATTTATTCGGGCAAATACGATGCGCAATGCCCATATAAATATGGAGTAGAAATTGCCAACCTAATACCAGGTGCAAAATTTACAACATTTGAAAGAAGTAACCATAATCCTTTTGTTGAGGAGGTAGGGAAATTCAAACAATTTGTTCAGTCAACTTTATAGTTTATTGTCCAGATGTAGCAGTATTCCTAGAGAAAGGAGGTAATGAAATGAAACAACTGAATAACCAACTGTTAGCATTTAGTCTAATAGTTTGTGGTGTATTAATTTTATTAATCCCGAGTCGTTTTATTAGTGATGGAATGGGACGATATACGTATGGCTACCCTTTTACTACTATAACATTTTATCAAACAGAGCCTAGAAGCCCATGGTTTGCAACGAATTTTTTCTCTGGAAATGCTGGCTTATTAATTAACCCTCTCAGTTTTGTATTGAATGTAGCCGTCATTTACTTCATAACGAAATTTATCGTTAATAAATATAAGAGCAGAAAAGAAGTTCAGCAATGAAATTAAATATCTTTTAAGTGCTTTTGCTCTACTAATGTCAACGTTATTCGCAATAGAACGTAAATGAATTAAGGCGAATGAACAAAATGGTGAAAAATAGGACCTTATCAACAGTAAAATTATGTTTACATTCCTATTTTTTTGAATTATTATTACACTATACGATATATCGCAGAGCGTAATAAAAAGGAGGAGACAATGGCGAAACAACAAATGGACCCTACTTTGCTAATACTAACAAGTTTGGCGGAAAGCTCTAAACATGGTTACCTCATTATGGAGGATATTGAGGTCAATTATCAGTACTCAATGGGAGCTGGAACATTATATGGGGCTTTAAAAAGATTAGAAGATAAAGGATACATAAAAGCACTTGAAGGGGATAAAAAACGAAGACCTTACGAACTGACTATGCAAGGAAAACAATTTCTTCAAGATCAATTAAATATGATGGAGAGAATTATAACAATAGGAAACAGGAGGTTAGGATTATTATGAAGTGGCTAAAATTATATCCGAAAAGCTGGCGTGAACGATATGAGGAAGAATTTTCATATACACACTCTAAATCAAACGTTAGAGGAGTTCGAATGGTTTTAGATTTATTGAAACATTTTGCTTTAGTTTGGTTAGATGAGTTCACTTTTAAAAATGGAAAGAAGGTCGGTTTCGTGGGTACTATCCTATATTCAGTTCTCATTTATGCAATTGTCCTATGTTTAACGTTATTAATACCTGCATCAGAAGGATATAACGAAATCTATTGGAAACTGTTAGTTGGTCAAGTTTATGCGATTCCTGCATTTATACTCGTATTTTTCCTGCTTTCTCTGCGAAACAAGATCTTGAAACTAAAATGAAAAACGAAAGGCGAAGCGATTGTTGTTCATATATATCTCTTCTCAATTATAAAATGTGTGACATTAGAAGTCTTAGAGAGTAAGCTTATTCTACCATAAGCACTGCCAGTTACCAGCTGCGTCACGTGAACCGGTATTACCGAGACGAAACCTATCAAGAATAGTTCTCCATCATTTGATATAAATAATTTCGAAAGTCTTCAACATACGTTTTGGGCTCT
It contains:
- a CDS encoding PadR family transcriptional regulator, whose product is MAKQQMDPTLLILTSLAESSKHGYLIMEDIEVNYQYSMGAGTLYGALKRLEDKGYIKALEGDKKRRPYELTMQGKQFLQDQLNMMERIITIGNRRLGLL
- a CDS encoding DUF4017 family protein, with protein sequence MGTILYSVLIYAIVLCLTLLIPASEGYNEIYWKLLVGQVYAIPAFILVFFLLSLRNKILKLK
- a CDS encoding alpha/beta hydrolase, with the protein product MWEKMLIDTDRGKFELFVSGNGEPLCITHLYSAFDERGHTFANPFTSFYRVYLINLRGCGNSVEAETAEQFSMYNSVKDLEAIRIALGYEKWGFAGHSTGGMLALKYSILAPTSLTKMVAGGAAASKEYSSDEDCIYCNKNSNYPRVMEIIQQLNDVTTPIETRKRLSYEWSKMSFYSEGKLKKALQIPSSGKTVGARLEYFIKKEIPTFDLRESLVNITIPSYIYSGKYDAQCPYKYGVEIANLIPGAKFTTFERSNHNPFVEEVGKFKQFVQSTL